Proteins co-encoded in one Aspergillus fumigatus Af293 chromosome 6, whole genome shotgun sequence genomic window:
- a CDS encoding signal recognition particle receptor subunit alpha has protein sequence MLEAFEVLTTSGVVLWSKSYAPVGAHVVNSLINDVFIEEKVRAQNQAASSAAPIYKKEKYTLKWKQVKDFNLIFVAVYQSLLHLGWIDKLLDNVSTIFIDLYKDELRSTRARIIEYPFDKYFDQQVRELEDNAGAPTSESLVVEINERKDPLVSSDNGGPPPPPVPGLLKAQRPVAQGVATSDEGSPPQTPDLSRSSTPISGHLLTAKGGPAGRASRRARKAANASATASSGDESIRKGKTLKSGKKMRKWDADGFADEDDGKVLDYSAPADGEDAPAPVVEAVAQESWGRRTGKGQFVLKDLGDEVHSILENADHEKTKSSSSTGFVGSGVNALGGFFRNIVGGKVLTEADLEKPLKAMEDHLLKKNVAREAAVRLCQGVQRELVGKKTGNFQSVDAALRSAMESSLRKILTPTSSLDLLREIDAVRSPTSKGQAPRPYVISIVGVNGVGKSTNLGKICYFLLQNNYRVLIAACDTFRSGAVEQLRVHARNLKELSTRENAGEVELYEKGYGKDAANVAKDAVEYGAANHFDVVLIDTAGRRHNDQRLMSSLEKFAKFAKPDKIFMVGEALVGTDSVMQARNFNQAFGTGRNLDGFIISKCDTVGDMVGTLVSMVHATGIPIVFLGVGQHYGDLRGLSVPWAVNLLMK, from the exons ATGTTAGAAGCCTTCGAAGTCTTGACAACATCTGGGGTGGTGCTGTGGTCGAAGTCGTATGCGCCGGTCGGAGCGCATGTTGTCAACAGCCTAATCAACGATGTCTTCATTGAGGAGAAGGTTCGAGCGCAGAATCAGGCAGCGAGCAGTGCAGCTCCTATCTacaagaaggaaaagtaTACTCTGAAATGGAAGCAAGTAAAGGATTTCAATCTGATATTTGTG GCTGTATATCAATCTCTGCTACATCTTGGTTGGATCGACAAACTCTTGGATAATGTTTCGACCATATTCATCGACTTATATAAGGATGAGCTAAGGAGCACACGGGCTAGGATTATTGAGTACCCATTCGATAAGTACTTCGACCAGCAGGTGCGAGAGCTTGAGGACAATGCTGGGGCTCCTACATCAGAATCTCTCGTAGTAGAGATCAACGAGAGAAAGGACCCTCTTGTCTCATCAGATAACGGCGGGCCACCTCCGCCACCCGTGCCTGGTCTGCTGAAAG CGCAACGTCCAGTTGCGCAGGGCGTGGCGACCTCGGACGAGGGTTCGCCACCCCAAACCCCAGATCTTTCTCGATCGTCAACGCCCATTTCAGGTCATCTATTGACCGCGAAAGGAGGGCCTGCTGGCCGCGCCTCTCGTCGCGCACGCAAAGCGGCCAACGCGAGCGCTAccgcttcttctggagatGAAAGCATTCGGAAGGGGAAAACATTGAAAAGTGGAAAAAAGATGCGCAAGTGGGATGCTGATGGCTTTgcggatgaggacgacgGCAAGGTCCTCGATTACTCCGCCCCCGCAGATGGTGAGGACGCACCGGCTCCTGTAGTCGAGGCTGTTGCGCAGGAATCCTGGGGACGCCGAACAGGCAAGGGCCAATTTGTGCTGAAAGATCTAGGGGATGAAGTCCATTCCATTCTTGAGAATGCTGATCATGAAAAGACAaagtcttcctcgtccacggGCTTTGTTGGGTCTGGAGTCAACGCACTTGGTGGATTCTTCCGTAATATTGTCGGCGGCAAGGTCCTTACTGAGGCTGACTTGGAGAAACCCTTGAAAGCCATGGAAGACCAtttgctgaagaagaacgtTGCGCGCGAAGCGGCCGTCCGTCTATGTCAAGGCGTCCAGCGCGAATTAGTTGGCAAGAAGACAGGCAACTTTCAAAGTGTTGATGCAGCACTGCGCTCCGCAATGGAGTCCTCGTTGCGCAAAATATTGACGCCAACGTCATCTCTCGATCTACTGCGTGAGATCGATGCTGTTAGATCTCCGACGAGCAAAGGACAGGCTCCTCGCCCATATGTCATTTCCATCGTGGGCGTGAACGGTGTTGGGAAGTCGACAAATCTGGGCAAAATTTGTTacttccttctccagaatAACTATCGTGTTCTGATTGCAGCCTGTGACACCTTCCGCTCTGGAGCCGTGGAGCAGTTACGAGTCCATGCTCGCAATTTGAAGGAACTTAGTACCCGGGAGAATGCTGGAGAGGTTGAACTCTACGAGAAGGGATATGGAAAGGATGCAGCGAATGTAGCGAAGGATGCAGTGGAGTACGGTGCGGCGAATCATTTCGACGTTGTGTTGATTGATACTGCCGGTCGCCGTCATAACGACCAACGCCTTATGTCTTCGCTCGAGAAGTTCGCCAAGTTCGCCAAACCAGATAAGATCTTCATGGTCGGTGAAGCTCTGGTCGGTACGGACAGCGTGATGCAGGCTCGCAACTTCAACCAAGCTTTCGGCACTGGGAGAAACCTCGATGGGTTCATCATCAGTAAATGTGATACCGTTGGTGACATGGTAGGTACGCTTGTCAGCATGGTGCATGCTACAGGCATTCCTATTGTTTTTCTGGGTGTAGGCCAGCACTATGGTGATTTGAGGGGCCTAAGTGTTCCTTGGGCTGTCAATCTGCTGATGAAGTGA
- a CDS encoding 60S ribosomal protein eL14, whose protein sequence is MADIDVKVAQWKLVEVGRVVLIRSGPYTGKLAAIVEIIDHKRVLVDGPSTEENKIVPRHALPLAHATLTPFVIPKLPRAAGTGPVKKLWEKNEIDGKWAKSTIAQKTERAERRKNLTDFERFKVLRLKKQARYEVQKAHAKVRAAAPKS, encoded by the exons ATGGCCGATATCGATGTCAAGGTTGCTCAATGGAAGCTTGTTGAGGTTGGCCGTGTTGTGCTGATCCGCAGCGGTCCTTACACCGGCAAGCTTGCTGCCATTGTCGAGATCATCGACCACAAGCGT GTCCTGGTTGACGGTCCTTCCACCGAGGAGAACAAGATCGTTCCCCGTCACGCTCTTCCTCTCGCTCACGCCACTCTCACCCCCTTCGTCATTCCCAAACTCCCCCGCGCTGCCGGCACTGGCCCCGTCAAGAAGCTCTGGGAGAAGAACGAGATCGATGGAAAGTGGGCTAAGAGCACCATTGCTCAGAAGACTGAGCGCGCTGAGCGGAGGAAGAACCTTACCGACTTCGAGCGCTTCAAGGTCCTCAGACTCAAGAAGCAG GCTCGCTACGAGGTCCAGAAGGCTCACGCCAAGGTCagggctgctgctcctaAGTCATAG
- a CDS encoding MFS transporter — protein sequence MRETEQNSLNRRHSTTQHYQTFDTPPPKSRGRPNSGQSELSGGNSNLQQHGSGSDDESRSPLPKKQMAVLAMIALCEQTALNSISPYLPDMAASFPGVESQSVGIYVGTIASAFALAQFITNYFWGWLSDRVGRKPVILLGTILTAVCMLAFGFCKTLWQAILVQALMGVVNGNQGLVSTCLGEITDRSNQSKAFTYLPVLYGIGGITGPLIGGLLVFPRNPLDSNKPNPYPYAGPNLVCAGILMVDFILTSLLLEESLEDTEILPTFKRRIRAIFVWLWEWTSQARRARQSYLPHEYRSVQQHASEQDHDSELDSASEVSSHQGATHESLLKNDIWNRDTVLLLLTYLIFALGNVSFNSLFPIFSHASPPTGRALTPREIGLSQGFAGLATILFQVCIFGRLRDKMGNRWSYRAGLFGFVLSFILMPFVGYKGDDADGRLTKKTAFMAIELCFVLLVKTVAAVGGLTSALLLITNSAPDHAVLGALNGLAQTLAAAGRAAGPFLSGGLFSLASRIQPKGELLAFGVFAAVSFIGFVLSFGIKGRSLEAQDWESDDDDNYKSDDEHPSTP from the exons ATGAGAGAAACTGAACAGAACTCGCTGAATAGGCGGCATTCGACCACGCAGCACTATCAAACCTTCGACACTCCTCCTCCAAAATCGCGTGGAAGACCGAACTCAGGCCAATCCGAATTGTCAGGCGGCAACTCGAATCTGCAACAACATGGATCCGGAAGCGACGACGAATCGCGATCTCCCTTGCCGAAGAAGCAGATGGCAGTGTTGGCGATGATCGCGCTTTGTGAACAGACGGCACTCAATTCGATCAGCCCTTATCTGCCTGATATGGCGGCGTCGTTCCCCGGAGTCGAATCGCAGTCGGTGGGTATCTATGTCGGAACGATCGCCTCGGCGTTTGCGTTAGCGCAGTTCATAACCAACTACTTCTGGGGTTGGCTGTCTGATCGTGTAGGACGGAAGCCGGTCATTTTGCTTGGGACCATCCTCACTGCAGTTTGCATGCTAGCATTTGGATTCTGTAAGACGTTATGGCAGGCCATCCTGGTGCAGGCGTTGATGGGCGTTGTCAATGGCAACCAGGGATTGGTGTCAACGTGCCTGGGAGAGATTACCGACAGAAGCAACCAGTCGAAAGCTTTCACTTATCTCCCTGTCCTCTACGGTATTGGAGGTATCACCGGACCCCTTATTGGCGGCTTACTAGTCTTTCCCCGAAATCCTCTGGACAGTAATAAACCCAATCCATATCCTTATGCCGGGCCGAACCTCGTGTGTGCAGGAATTCTTATGGTGGACTTCATTTTGAcgagccttctcctcgaagagAGCCTCGAGGATACGGAAATTCTTCCTACATTCAAACGGAGAATTCGTGCAATATTTGTCTGGTTGTGGGAGTGGACTAGTCAAGCACGGCGCGCAAGACAGTCATACCTTCCTCATGAATATCGTTCCGTGCAACAGCATGCATCTGAGCAAGATCATGATAGCGAACTTGACTCCGCCTCGGAAGTGTCCAGTCATCAAGGCGCCACACATGAGTCCCTGCTCAAAAACGATATCTGGAATCGGGACACTGTTTTGCTTCTGCTGACGTATCTCATCTTCGCCCTGGGCAACGTGTCTTTCAATTCGCTTTTTCCTATCTTTTCGCATGCCTCACCTCCTACGGGACGAGCCCTTACTCCGAGGGAGATTGGTCTCTCGCAAGGTTTTGCCGGCCTGGCCACTATCCTCTTCCAAGTCTGCATCTTCGGCAGACTACGAGATAAGATGGGCAACCGGTGGTCATATCGGGCAGGCCTTTTCGGTTTCGTTCTGTCATTCATTCTCATGCCTTTCGTCGGATATAAAGGAGACGATGCTGACGGTCGCCTAACCAAGAAGACTGCTTTCATGGCCATTGAATTGTGCTTCGTGCTTTTGGTTAAGACGGTTGCTGCAGTTGGCGGTTTGACTAGTGCACTTTTACTG ATTACGAACTCTGCTCCGGATCACGCAGTCCTAGGAGCACTCAATGGTCTTGCGCAGACTCTCGCCGCGGCTGGTCGAGCAGCCGGCCCGTTCCTATCTGGCGGCCTTTTCTCCCTGGCCTCGCGCATTCAACCAAAGGGAGAACTGCTGGCTTTCGGTGTCTTTGCTGCCGTTTCTTTTATTGGGTTTGTCTTGAGTTTCGGCATCAAGGGCCGCTCTCTAGAGGCGCAGGATTGGGAaagcgacgacgacgataaCTATAAATCGGACGACGAGCATCCCTCAACTCCGTGA
- a CDS encoding protein transporter YIF1 — protein sequence MYRQSFAPPPAQSPPLHHPVPQHVSTVPMMRSPPPPASQQPPSSGYGNPYQPSPAQGGSGTYAPGFSGFINDPTAQMGFQVGKTAMAAGQEYMEQNFNRYVSIPALKHYFNVSNSYVLNKLALVLFPWRHKPWSRQQARLTTSSAGPNGQIAQQQYSSMFLPPRDDLNSPDMYIPVMALVTYILLSAVLAGFRGQFHPELLGSITTTAIAVIVFEILCLKLAMYILSINNESQLLDLVAYSGYKFVGIIATLVMSEILTPGRGTGGWVGWVVFMYTFLANAFFLLRSLKYVLLPDSTSDASMRAGSMHTVARSQRNRRTQFLFIYSYVIQFIFMWVLSREGPATPASAAAKGAGSLS from the exons ATGTACCGCCAGTCTTTCGCACCACCGCCTGCGCAGTCACCTCCACTCCACCATCCTGTGCCTCAGCATGTATCTACCGTTCCCATGATGCGctcgcctcctcccccagcATCCCAGCAGCCCCCGTCGTCTGGATATGGCAATCCTTATCAGCCCTCTCCTGCGCAGGGCGGCAGCGGAACATATGCGCCTGGTTTTAGTGGGTTCATCAATGATCCCACAGCACAGATGGGATTCCAAGTTGGGAAGACGGCGATGGCTGCTGGCCAGGAGTATATGGAACAGAAC TTCAATCGCTATGTCTCCATCCCAGCTCTCAAGCATTACTTCAACGTATCAAATTCTTACGTCCTGAACAAGCTCGCACTCGTGCTCTTCCCCTGGCGACACAAGCCTTGGTCTCGTCAGCAAGCACGTCTAACAACATCGTCGGCCGGTCCCAATGGTCAGATTGCACAGCAACAATACTCATCCATGTTCCTCCCCCCTCGTGATGATCTGAACTCTCCAGATATGTACATCCCTGTGATGGCACTTGTCACGTATATTCTTCTTTCCGCGGTGCTGGCGGGATTCCGAGGTCAATTTCATCCGGAGCTACTTGGCTCGATAACTACGACGGCTATTGCGGTTATAGTTTTTGAAATACTGTGTCTCAAGCTGGCCATGTACATTctcagcatcaacaatgaatCCCAGCTTTTGGACCTTGTGGCATACTCTGGCTACAAGTTCGTTGGCATCATCGCAACTCTGGTTATGTCCGAGATCTTGACACCAGGAAGGGGGACTGGCGGTTGGGTTGGCTGGGTTGTGTTCATGTACACATTCCTAGCCAACGCGTTCTTCTTG CTCCGCTCGTTGAAGTACGTTCTACTCCCAGACTCAACCAGTGATGCGTCCATGCGCGCCGGTTCGATGCATACAGTTGCCCGTTCGCAACGCAATCGTCGAACTCAGTTCCTGTTCATCTACTCTTATGTCATCCAATTCATCTTTATGTGGGTGCTGAGCCGCGAGGGCCCAGCTACTCCTGCCTCAGCGGCTGCAAAGGGTGCGGGGTCGCTGTCATGA